The proteins below come from a single Necator americanus strain Aroian chromosome V, whole genome shotgun sequence genomic window:
- a CDS encoding hypothetical protein (NECATOR_CHRV.G19145.T2) — MYKVGDYVYFETPENTPYQIRRIEDLNKTPSGQVEARVTLFYRRRDISAALLKIADQAERRFDEYYEVDKPKSDKYGLTGHTVANGADSKIEHDEAGHKICSREDDEDRIDWGVAGLPLGVEELNDDQRHRVRQRELFLSRQVETLPATLIRGKCQVTLLSEIETVSSYDGEDKFFYSLVYDPSQMTLLADKGAIRVGEKYQADVPDSMECDDNRENGDGDKLMIDDEEEHSGSNVRVAQRAPLETEREVLVYHPHHSLTDRDMDQFLIVARAVGTFSRALDTSSSTKLPSLHMTAAAASRDVTLLHAMALLHQADYDIGQAVKYLVPPPNKNYYPLEADKTTGHNTVSLGGPILCRDQIEEWSAAEANLFEDALEKYGKDFSDVRVDFLPWKSPRDIVEYYYMWKTTNRYVEQKKKKNAEHESKLKQVYIPNHSKATGPSVKGIEPCEGCKVPESSAWHAWGPTNLQLRLCQDCWAYWKKYGGLKERHQHEVFDVNTSAHEDAASDVHENTKPSTTHVNPLAINKSSSAAQQNRPVGTGHVIARLPPNHPLLLAATSGSTVSSGSPLKGKLKAPFTMRPSMMYRVARRVCPKSLLNLRFAARRPMHEINLAAVKNYCYSLEAGNAVLSAATQICQAHNRHLPSTFAQNYTLQAAQHHQLQQQTLKRPSSSSGSEPSAKREKLQVGPVANAATAPSPFSSVSAAVVSAGTVPLKPNKWDSVWRWQPGGQFVFLAGPLYRRRRAELLPRETLGHQIGRRALIAKESDARVASQVKILLQFLPSMPSENPPRRVQHHLVQARPLLL; from the exons ATGTATAAAGTTGGAG ATTATGTGTACTTCGAGACTCCTGAGAATACACCATATCAAATTCGCAGAATAGAGGATTTAAACAAG ACTCCATCTGGGCAGGTTGAAGCCCGAGTAACTCTGTTTTATCGCCGTCGTGACATTTCTGCAGCTCTTCTTAAAATCGCTGACCAAGCTGAAAGAAGATTTGATGAGt ACTATGAAGTTGACAAACCTAAGTCCGACAAGTACGGACTAACTGGCCATACAGTGGCAAATGGAGCGGACTCTAAGATAGAACATGACGAAGCAG GTCATAAGATTTGCTCAAGGGAAGATGACGAAGATCGTATTGATTGGGGTGTGGCAGGTTTGCCACTAGGTGTTGAGGAACTCAACGATGACCAAAGACACCGAGTGAG GCAACGGGAATTATTTTTATCCAGACAGGTGGAAACGTTGCCTGCCACCTTAATTCGCGGAAAATGTCAGGTTACCTTGCTCAGTGAAATTGAGACAGTGTCGAGTTATGACGGAGAG GACAAATTCTTTTACTCACTGGTATATGATCCGAGCCAGATGACACTACTTGCTGACAAAGGCGCTATTCGCGTTGGTGAGAAGTATCAAGCTGATGTTCCTGACTCGATGGAATGCGATGACAACAGAGAGAATGGTGATGG GGACAAGCTAATGATCGATGATGAGGAGGAACACAGTGGTAGCAATGTTCGAGTAGCTCAACGTGCACCGTTGGAGACGGAGCGAGAAGTGCTAGTCTACCACCCTCACCATTCTCTCACAGATAGGGATATGGACCAGTTTCTGATTGTTGCAAG AGCTGTCGGGACGTTTTCGCGTGCACTGGACACTTCTTCTTCTACCAAGCTTCCGTCTCTTCACATGACAGCTGCAGCAGCATCTCGTGATGTTACTCTTTTACATGCCATGGCTTTGCTTCATCAAGCCGACTATGATATAGGACAG gcTGTGAAATATCTCGTTCCTCCTCCAAACAAGAATTATTACCCTTTGGAAGCCGACAAGACTACAGGTCATAATACAGTCAGTTTAGGTGGTCCAATACTGTGCAG AGATCAAATTGAAGAGTGGTCTGCCGCCGAAGCGAACCTTTTTGAAGATGCTCTAGAAAAATACGGGAAAGATTTCTCTGACGTGCGGGTCGACTTC TTGCCCTGGAAGTCTCCTCGGGACATAGTCGAGTATTATTACATGTGGAAGACCACGAACCGTTACgttgaacaaaagaaaaagaagaatgcagaacaTGAAAGCAAACTTAAGCAG GTATACATTCCAAACCACTCCAAGGCGACCGGACCTTCAGTGAAGGGGATTGAGCCATGTGAAGGTTGCAAG GTCCCGGAGAGCAGCGCGTGGCATGCATGGGGTCCAACAAATTTACAGTTGCGTCTTTGTCAAGATTGTTGGGCGTATTGGAAGAAGTATGGCGGATTGAAGGAGCGTCATCAACATG AAGTATTTGACGTGAATACCTCTGCTCATGAGGACGCTGCCTCCGATGTTCATGAGAACACTAAACCTTCAACTACCCATGTAAATCCGTTAGCCATAAACAAAAGTTCTTCCGCTGCGCAG CAAAATCGCCCAGTTGGAACAGGACATGTGATAGCTCGGTTGCCCCCAAACCATCCGCTTTTGTTGGCTGCCACATCGGGTTCTACAGTGTCTTCTGGTAGTCCTCTCAAAGGCAAG CTGAAAGCACCATTCACTATGCGACCATCAATGATGTACAGGGTTGCTCGAAGGGTGTGCCCAAAATCACTGCTGAATCTAAGATTCGCAGCTAGGAGGCCTATGCACGAAATTAACCTTGCCGCCGTGAAGAACTACT GCTACTCATTAGAGGCAGGTAATGCTGTTCTCTCCGCCGCTACACAGATCTGTCAAGCACACAATCGTCATCTGCCATCTACTTTTGCTCAGAACTACACTTTGCAGGCG GCTCAACATCACCAACTGCAACAGCAGACTTTGAAAAGGCCGTCTAGCTCTTCTGGATCCGAACCGAGTGCAAAACGTGAGAAACTG CAAGTAGGGCCAGTCGCGAATGCCGCAACCGCTCCCAGCCCCTTCTCCTCAGTCTCAGCTGCAGTCGTTTCTGCTGGCACAGTACCCCTGAAGCCGAACAAATGGGACTCGGTTTGGCGGTGGCAGCCCGGAGGCCAGTTCGTGTTCCTCGCTGGACCGCTATACCG
- a CDS encoding hypothetical protein (NECATOR_CHRV.G19145.T1) has product MSHTQNMYKVGDYVYFETPENTPYQIRRIEDLNKTPSGQVEARVTLFYRRRDISAALLKIADQAERRFDEYYEVDKPKSDKYGLTGHTVANGADSKIEHDEAGHKICSREDDEDRIDWGVAGLPLGVEELNDDQRHRVRQRELFLSRQVETLPATLIRGKCQVTLLSEIETVSSYDGEDKFFYSLVYDPSQMTLLADKGAIRVGEKYQADVPDSMECDDNRENGDGDKLMIDDEEEHSGSNVRVAQRAPLETEREVLVYHPHHSLTDRDMDQFLIVARAVGTFSRALDTSSSTKLPSLHMTAAAASRDVTLLHAMALLHQADYDIGQAVKYLVPPPNKNYYPLEADKTTGHNTVSLGGPILCRDQIEEWSAAEANLFEDALEKYGKDFSDVRVDFLPWKSPRDIVEYYYMWKTTNRYVEQKKKKNAEHESKLKQVYIPNHSKATGPSVKGIEPCEGCKVPESSAWHAWGPTNLQLRLCQDCWAYWKKYGGLKERHQHEVFDVNTSAHEDAASDVHENTKPSTTHVNPLAINKSSSAAQQNRPVGTGHVIARLPPNHPLLLAATSGSTVSSGSPLKGKQLKAPFTMRPSMMYRVARRVCPKSLLNLRFAARRPMHEINLAAVKNYCYSLEAGNAVLSAATQICQAHNRHLPSTFAQNYTLQAAQHHQLQQQTLKRPSSSSGSEPSAKREKLQVGPVANAATAPSPFSSVSAAVVSAGTVPLKPNKWDSVWRWQPGGQFVFLAGPLYRRRRAELLPRETLGHQIGRRALIAKESDARVASQVKILLQFLPSMPSENPPRRVQHHLVQARPLLL; this is encoded by the exons ATGTCGCACACCCAGAACATGTATAAAGTTGGAG ATTATGTGTACTTCGAGACTCCTGAGAATACACCATATCAAATTCGCAGAATAGAGGATTTAAACAAG ACTCCATCTGGGCAGGTTGAAGCCCGAGTAACTCTGTTTTATCGCCGTCGTGACATTTCTGCAGCTCTTCTTAAAATCGCTGACCAAGCTGAAAGAAGATTTGATGAGt ACTATGAAGTTGACAAACCTAAGTCCGACAAGTACGGACTAACTGGCCATACAGTGGCAAATGGAGCGGACTCTAAGATAGAACATGACGAAGCAG GTCATAAGATTTGCTCAAGGGAAGATGACGAAGATCGTATTGATTGGGGTGTGGCAGGTTTGCCACTAGGTGTTGAGGAACTCAACGATGACCAAAGACACCGAGTGAG GCAACGGGAATTATTTTTATCCAGACAGGTGGAAACGTTGCCTGCCACCTTAATTCGCGGAAAATGTCAGGTTACCTTGCTCAGTGAAATTGAGACAGTGTCGAGTTATGACGGAGAG GACAAATTCTTTTACTCACTGGTATATGATCCGAGCCAGATGACACTACTTGCTGACAAAGGCGCTATTCGCGTTGGTGAGAAGTATCAAGCTGATGTTCCTGACTCGATGGAATGCGATGACAACAGAGAGAATGGTGATGG GGACAAGCTAATGATCGATGATGAGGAGGAACACAGTGGTAGCAATGTTCGAGTAGCTCAACGTGCACCGTTGGAGACGGAGCGAGAAGTGCTAGTCTACCACCCTCACCATTCTCTCACAGATAGGGATATGGACCAGTTTCTGATTGTTGCAAG AGCTGTCGGGACGTTTTCGCGTGCACTGGACACTTCTTCTTCTACCAAGCTTCCGTCTCTTCACATGACAGCTGCAGCAGCATCTCGTGATGTTACTCTTTTACATGCCATGGCTTTGCTTCATCAAGCCGACTATGATATAGGACAG gcTGTGAAATATCTCGTTCCTCCTCCAAACAAGAATTATTACCCTTTGGAAGCCGACAAGACTACAGGTCATAATACAGTCAGTTTAGGTGGTCCAATACTGTGCAG AGATCAAATTGAAGAGTGGTCTGCCGCCGAAGCGAACCTTTTTGAAGATGCTCTAGAAAAATACGGGAAAGATTTCTCTGACGTGCGGGTCGACTTC TTGCCCTGGAAGTCTCCTCGGGACATAGTCGAGTATTATTACATGTGGAAGACCACGAACCGTTACgttgaacaaaagaaaaagaagaatgcagaacaTGAAAGCAAACTTAAGCAG GTATACATTCCAAACCACTCCAAGGCGACCGGACCTTCAGTGAAGGGGATTGAGCCATGTGAAGGTTGCAAG GTCCCGGAGAGCAGCGCGTGGCATGCATGGGGTCCAACAAATTTACAGTTGCGTCTTTGTCAAGATTGTTGGGCGTATTGGAAGAAGTATGGCGGATTGAAGGAGCGTCATCAACATG AAGTATTTGACGTGAATACCTCTGCTCATGAGGACGCTGCCTCCGATGTTCATGAGAACACTAAACCTTCAACTACCCATGTAAATCCGTTAGCCATAAACAAAAGTTCTTCCGCTGCGCAG CAAAATCGCCCAGTTGGAACAGGACATGTGATAGCTCGGTTGCCCCCAAACCATCCGCTTTTGTTGGCTGCCACATCGGGTTCTACAGTGTCTTCTGGTAGTCCTCTCAAAGGCAAG CAGCTGAAAGCACCATTCACTATGCGACCATCAATGATGTACAGGGTTGCTCGAAGGGTGTGCCCAAAATCACTGCTGAATCTAAGATTCGCAGCTAGGAGGCCTATGCACGAAATTAACCTTGCCGCCGTGAAGAACTACT GCTACTCATTAGAGGCAGGTAATGCTGTTCTCTCCGCCGCTACACAGATCTGTCAAGCACACAATCGTCATCTGCCATCTACTTTTGCTCAGAACTACACTTTGCAGGCG GCTCAACATCACCAACTGCAACAGCAGACTTTGAAAAGGCCGTCTAGCTCTTCTGGATCCGAACCGAGTGCAAAACGTGAGAAACTG CAAGTAGGGCCAGTCGCGAATGCCGCAACCGCTCCCAGCCCCTTCTCCTCAGTCTCAGCTGCAGTCGTTTCTGCTGGCACAGTACCCCTGAAGCCGAACAAATGGGACTCGGTTTGGCGGTGGCAGCCCGGAGGCCAGTTCGTGTTCCTCGCTGGACCGCTATACCG
- a CDS encoding hypothetical protein (NECATOR_CHRV.G19145.T3), producing the protein MYKVGDYVYFETPENTPYQIRRIEDLNKTPSGQVEARVTLFYRRRDISAALLKIADQAERRFDEYYEVDKPKSDKYGLTGHTVANGADSKIEHDEAGHKICSREDDEDRIDWGVAGLPLGVEELNDDQRHRVRQRELFLSRQVETLPATLIRGKCQVTLLSEIETVSSYDGEDKFFYSLVYDPSQMTLLADKGAIRVGEKYQADVPDSMECDDNRENGDGDKLMIDDEEEHSGSNVRVAQRAPLETEREVLVYHPHHSLTDRDMDQFLIVARAVGTFSRALDTSSSTKLPSLHMTAAAASRDVTLLHAMALLHQADYDIGQAVKYLVPPPNKNYYPLEADKTTGHNTVSLGGPILCRDQIEEWSAAEANLFEDALEKYGKDFSDVRVDFLPWKSPRDIVEYYYMWKTTNRYVEQKKKKNAEHESKLKQVYIPNHSKATGPSVKGIEPCEGCKVPESSAWHAWGPTNLQLRLCQDCWAYWKKYGGLKERHQHEVFDVNTSAHEDAASDVHENTKPSTTHVNPLAINKSSSAAQQNRPVGTGHVIARLPPNHPLLLAATSGSTVSSGSPLKGKQLKAPFTMRPSMMYRVARRVCPKSLLNLRFAARRPMHEINLAAVKNYCYSLEAGNAVLSAATQICQAHNRHLPSTFAQNYTLQAAQHHQLQQQTLKRPSSSSGSEPSAKREKLQVGPVANAATAPSPFSSVSAAVVSAGTVPLKPNKWDSVWRWQPGGQFVFLAGPLYRRRRAELLPRETLGHQIGRRALIAKESDARVASQVKILLQFLPSMPSENPPRRVQHHLVQARPLLL; encoded by the exons ATGTATAAAGTTGGAG ATTATGTGTACTTCGAGACTCCTGAGAATACACCATATCAAATTCGCAGAATAGAGGATTTAAACAAG ACTCCATCTGGGCAGGTTGAAGCCCGAGTAACTCTGTTTTATCGCCGTCGTGACATTTCTGCAGCTCTTCTTAAAATCGCTGACCAAGCTGAAAGAAGATTTGATGAGt ACTATGAAGTTGACAAACCTAAGTCCGACAAGTACGGACTAACTGGCCATACAGTGGCAAATGGAGCGGACTCTAAGATAGAACATGACGAAGCAG GTCATAAGATTTGCTCAAGGGAAGATGACGAAGATCGTATTGATTGGGGTGTGGCAGGTTTGCCACTAGGTGTTGAGGAACTCAACGATGACCAAAGACACCGAGTGAG GCAACGGGAATTATTTTTATCCAGACAGGTGGAAACGTTGCCTGCCACCTTAATTCGCGGAAAATGTCAGGTTACCTTGCTCAGTGAAATTGAGACAGTGTCGAGTTATGACGGAGAG GACAAATTCTTTTACTCACTGGTATATGATCCGAGCCAGATGACACTACTTGCTGACAAAGGCGCTATTCGCGTTGGTGAGAAGTATCAAGCTGATGTTCCTGACTCGATGGAATGCGATGACAACAGAGAGAATGGTGATGG GGACAAGCTAATGATCGATGATGAGGAGGAACACAGTGGTAGCAATGTTCGAGTAGCTCAACGTGCACCGTTGGAGACGGAGCGAGAAGTGCTAGTCTACCACCCTCACCATTCTCTCACAGATAGGGATATGGACCAGTTTCTGATTGTTGCAAG AGCTGTCGGGACGTTTTCGCGTGCACTGGACACTTCTTCTTCTACCAAGCTTCCGTCTCTTCACATGACAGCTGCAGCAGCATCTCGTGATGTTACTCTTTTACATGCCATGGCTTTGCTTCATCAAGCCGACTATGATATAGGACAG gcTGTGAAATATCTCGTTCCTCCTCCAAACAAGAATTATTACCCTTTGGAAGCCGACAAGACTACAGGTCATAATACAGTCAGTTTAGGTGGTCCAATACTGTGCAG AGATCAAATTGAAGAGTGGTCTGCCGCCGAAGCGAACCTTTTTGAAGATGCTCTAGAAAAATACGGGAAAGATTTCTCTGACGTGCGGGTCGACTTC TTGCCCTGGAAGTCTCCTCGGGACATAGTCGAGTATTATTACATGTGGAAGACCACGAACCGTTACgttgaacaaaagaaaaagaagaatgcagaacaTGAAAGCAAACTTAAGCAG GTATACATTCCAAACCACTCCAAGGCGACCGGACCTTCAGTGAAGGGGATTGAGCCATGTGAAGGTTGCAAG GTCCCGGAGAGCAGCGCGTGGCATGCATGGGGTCCAACAAATTTACAGTTGCGTCTTTGTCAAGATTGTTGGGCGTATTGGAAGAAGTATGGCGGATTGAAGGAGCGTCATCAACATG AAGTATTTGACGTGAATACCTCTGCTCATGAGGACGCTGCCTCCGATGTTCATGAGAACACTAAACCTTCAACTACCCATGTAAATCCGTTAGCCATAAACAAAAGTTCTTCCGCTGCGCAG CAAAATCGCCCAGTTGGAACAGGACATGTGATAGCTCGGTTGCCCCCAAACCATCCGCTTTTGTTGGCTGCCACATCGGGTTCTACAGTGTCTTCTGGTAGTCCTCTCAAAGGCAAG CAGCTGAAAGCACCATTCACTATGCGACCATCAATGATGTACAGGGTTGCTCGAAGGGTGTGCCCAAAATCACTGCTGAATCTAAGATTCGCAGCTAGGAGGCCTATGCACGAAATTAACCTTGCCGCCGTGAAGAACTACT GCTACTCATTAGAGGCAGGTAATGCTGTTCTCTCCGCCGCTACACAGATCTGTCAAGCACACAATCGTCATCTGCCATCTACTTTTGCTCAGAACTACACTTTGCAGGCG GCTCAACATCACCAACTGCAACAGCAGACTTTGAAAAGGCCGTCTAGCTCTTCTGGATCCGAACCGAGTGCAAAACGTGAGAAACTG CAAGTAGGGCCAGTCGCGAATGCCGCAACCGCTCCCAGCCCCTTCTCCTCAGTCTCAGCTGCAGTCGTTTCTGCTGGCACAGTACCCCTGAAGCCGAACAAATGGGACTCGGTTTGGCGGTGGCAGCCCGGAGGCCAGTTCGTGTTCCTCGCTGGACCGCTATACCG